The Juglans regia cultivar Chandler chromosome 2, Walnut 2.0, whole genome shotgun sequence genome includes a window with the following:
- the LOC108998096 gene encoding inactive poly [ADP-ribose] polymerase RCD1-like, with product MEAKIVKASDRIRKVLLDSKRKRASKFTSYLNGVNQQMLPQLPTLHWLQDKPGKRRKLDGCKSKHMSYGSKFGRSLLKYYSNYVKTETPKRLMLYQNGEWIDFPQGIVDMVREVFQVKKATMEIELNGHRFVLDFLHMFQMDLKTGLQKPIAWIDEAGSCFFPEIFADDDELFDFHQPKSGKYQNPGVEEPSGSHGIKLLLEIEINGVEESALKECSGESNSLAKQIQINHKPASNHHNVHAEDSCNFEPDAKHDEAAQENKQMNIDLVSMPESENAEYDPNAVQKMFVKGISAFGGAEIVEISYCSSALTQARFELFQTQVELTRKCRGDANVRYAWIASSKAELPTVMTYGLGHCGPSTIKSMYGIGVHLSAANSSHISASHCDVDENGVRHMFFCRVIMGNMEAVCPGTRQYRPSCKDYDSGVDDLENPRFYIIWTMNMNTHIYPEFVVRFKISSKAEGPLVGNETKHDVSGITTSFQIPQGQRLESSPVDIESISQPISDSGRSEGKAASLGSSSTRAPKSAWMPFPMLFDAISNKVSPKAMEEINMHYRLFRAKNIERDEFIRRLRLTVGDTLLRSTITNLQCKVPVKSKFDPEVPKPNI from the exons ATGGAAGCAAAAATCGTAAAGGCATCGGATAGAATTCGGAAAGTTTTGCTTGACTCAAAAAGAAAGCGGGCAAGCAAGTTTACTTCATATTTGAATGGAGTTAACCAACAAATGTTACCCCAGTTGCCCACTTTGCATTGGTTGCAAGATAAGCCTGGCAAGCGAAGGAAATTGGATGGTTGCAAAAGCAAGCACATGAGTTATGGGTCTAAATTTGGGAGATCTTTactcaaatattattcaaattatgtGAAAACTGAGACACCAAAGCGTCTAATGTTATATCAGAATGGCGAATGGATTGATTTTCCCCAGGGTATTGTTGATATGGTCAGGGAAGTTTTCCAGGTAAAGAAGGCTACTATGGAGATTGAGTTAAATGGCCATCGTTTTGTCCTTGATTTTTTGCATATGTTTCAAATGGACTTGAAAACAGGTTTACAGAAACCAATTGCTTGGATCGATGAAGCAGGTAGCTGCTTCTTTCCAGAAATTTTTGCAGATGATGACGAACTTTTTGATTTCCATCAACCTAAAAGTGGGAAATATCAAAATCCTGGGGTTGAGGAGCCTTCTGGGTCTCATGGGATCAAGCTGCTGCTGGAAATTGAAATAAATGGAGTGGAGGAATCTGCATTGAAGGAATGTAGTGGGGAGTCAAATTCCCTAGCTAAGCAGATTCAAATCAATCATAAACCTGCAAGCAATCACCACAATGTACATGCCGAAGATAGTTGCAATTTTGAACCTGATGCAAAACATGATGAAGCTGCTCAGGAAAATAAACAGATGAATATAGATTTGGTCTCCATGCCTGAATCTGAAAATGCAGAATATGATCCTAATGCTGTTCAGAAGATGTTTGTTAAGGGTATTAGTGCTTTTGGGGGTGCTGAAATTGTTGAGATAAGCTATTGCTCAAGTGCTTTGACGCAAGCTCGCTTTGAGCTTTTCCAGACACAGGTAGAACTAACCAGAAAGTGTCGTGGGGATGCGAATGTTCGATATGCTTGGATTGCTTCTTCTAAAGCGGAGCTTCCTACAGTAATGACATATGGGCTTGGACATTGTGGACCTTCCACAATTAAGTCCATGTATGGCATTGGTGTTCATCTCTCAGCTGCCAACAGCTCTCACATCAG tGCAAGTCATTGTGATGTTGACGAAAACGGGGTACGACACATGTTTTTTTGTCGAGTGATAATGGGAAATATGGAGGCTGTTTGTCCTGGCACTAGACAATACCGTCCCAGTTGCAAGGACTATGACAGTGGAGTGGATGATCTTGAAAATCCGCGATTTTATATAATCTGGACTATGAATATGAATACTCACATCTACCCAGAATTTGTTGTCCGTTTCAAGATCTCTTCCAAAGCTGAAG GGCCTTTGGTTGGAAATGAGACTAAGCACGATGTTTCAGGGATTACTACATCTTTTCAGATACCTCAGGGCCAACGTTTAGAGTCTTCTCCTGTTGATATA GAGAGCATAAGTCAACCAATTTCAGATTCTGGGAGATCTGAGGGGAAAGCTGCTAGCCTAGGCTCAAGCAGCACTAGAGCTCCTAAATCTGCTTGGATGCCTTTTCCCATGTTATTTGATGCTATCTCAAATAAAGTTTCTCCCAAGGCTATGGAAGAAATTAATATGCATTATCGCTTGTTCAGG GCAAAAAATATAGAACGGGATGAATTTATCAGAAGGTTGAGATTGACAGTCGGAGATACTTTGTTAAGGTCTACAATCACAAATCTTCAATGCAAG GTACCagtgaaatctaaatttgatcCGGAAGTGCCGAAGCCTAACATATAA